A window of Thermotoga sp. contains these coding sequences:
- a CDS encoding epoxyqueuosine reductase QueH: protein MLIHVCCAPDLLTTLFHVKDAEFFFYNPNVQPPSEYRKRKKAVKDVAVHFSLKMSFGEYSVNEVKRWYFIVQDYRDLGEGSERCKRCIGFLLERTAQEALKRGHDSFSTTLLASPKKDLSMIEEIGKTLEKKYGVMFYFKNFRKGGAYQEGVILSKRLGIYRQNYCGCVFSLLERRRKLRAEASGENGSV, encoded by the coding sequence GTGCTGATACATGTTTGCTGCGCACCGGACCTTCTTACAACGTTGTTCCACGTGAAAGATGCGGAATTTTTCTTCTACAATCCAAACGTTCAGCCTCCTTCGGAGTACAGAAAAAGGAAAAAAGCTGTGAAGGACGTGGCGGTTCATTTTTCTCTGAAAATGTCCTTCGGTGAATACTCAGTGAATGAGGTGAAAAGGTGGTATTTCATCGTGCAGGACTACAGAGATCTCGGCGAAGGCAGTGAAAGGTGCAAAAGGTGTATAGGTTTTCTCCTAGAAAGAACTGCTCAGGAAGCTTTGAAGAGAGGGCATGACTCTTTTTCCACCACTCTCCTTGCAAGTCCAAAGAAGGACCTTTCCATGATCGAGGAGATAGGAAAAACTCTGGAAAAGAAGTACGGTGTGATGTTCTATTTTAAAAATTTCAGAAAGGGAGGAGCTTATCAGGAGGGTGTAATACTTTCCAAGAGGCTTGGAATTTACAGACAGAACTACTGTGGATGTGTGTTCAGCCTTTTAGAGAGAAGGAGGAAGTTGCGTGCTGAGGCTTCCGGAGAGAATGGCAGTGTGTGA